The following are encoded in a window of Puntigrus tetrazona isolate hp1 unplaced genomic scaffold, ASM1883169v1 S000000001, whole genome shotgun sequence genomic DNA:
- the LOC122331511 gene encoding LOW QUALITY PROTEIN: NACHT, LRR and PYD domains-containing protein 12-like (The sequence of the model RefSeq protein was modified relative to this genomic sequence to represent the inferred CDS: inserted 1 base in 1 codon; deleted 1 base in 1 codon): MDNREKLMQEKEPSCVSLGSNKSMDVYPEFSDEAVTPDPGGYRDDQTDPDASQPVDGELQRLKDQLKTSMKNKYERLFEGSKLQENETLLNRIYTQLYIIEGESEGVNEEHEVLQMETKTGPNTXQDTPIYCNDIFKASPEPGSEEKLQIKVVLTKGIAGIGKTVSVQKFILDWAEGKANQDVDFMFVIPFREMNLIRDHQYSLHRLLLDFHPELQDMDPKIYEECKVVFIFDGLDESRITLMFSDAQKVCDVNESSSVGVLISNLVRGELLPSALIWITSRPAAVNQIPPEYINRLTEIQGFTEPQKEEYFRKRISDQHQASRIISHIRRARSLHIMCHIPVFCWISSTVLQKLLEEDLRAEIPQTLTEMYIYFLLIQINTRNQKYEERDPEKLLKYNREVIVKLAEVAFKQLMKGNVMFYEEDLIESGIDVTDASVYSGICTEIFKEESVIHQRKVYSFIHLSVQEFLAAFYVFYCYLIRNTKSLYEFRFYGFDQVSMDDLLKSAVDKTLKSKNGHLDLFLRFLLGVSLESNQRLLQDLLPHTENSSETIKKTTEYIKEKIKDPGSIYYLSASQSISLFLCLLEVKDQTLSREIQEFVKSDKHSRERLSPAHCSAISYMLQMSEETLDELDLMKFNTSYEGRRRLIPVVINCRKALFSGCNLNLQCCESLSSVLQFSNSVLRELDLSNNNLKDSRIKLLTDGLMSPNCHLEKLGLSHCNLISQCCEILSSFLQSSNCILKELDLSNNDLQDSGVKLLSDRLKSPNCQLQILSLAGCNFTAQCCESLSSALQFSNSALRELDLSNNDLQDSGVKLLSDGLKSLNCQLKILRLSGCMVSEEGCGYLSSALRSNPSHLKELDLSYNHPGDSGVQLLNQKLQDPNHTLQILKVDHGGEIRMTPGLQKYACDLTLDPNTANTQLILSNENRKVTHVKDHMASYPDHPERFDDVPQVLCVKSLTGRCYWEAEWSGDDAEISVTFKGINRKGKRDDCKFGSTDKSWSLYCSDNRFTVWHCNNYTDIGNIHSSSNRVGVYVDMSAGFLSFYSVSDTRTLTHLHTFNTTFTEPLYAGFRLDYDSSVSLCQMK; this comes from the exons tGGTTATAGAGATGATCAAACAGATCCGGATGCTTCACAACCAGTAGATGGTGAACTACAGAGACTCAAAGACCAGCTCAAAACCAGCATGAAGAACAAGTATGAAAGATTATTTGAAGGATCAAAACTCCAGGAGAATGAAACCCTCCTGAACAGAATCTACACCCAGCTCTACATcatagagggagagagtgaaggagtgaatgaagaacatgaggttTTACAGATGGAGACAAAAACAGGACCCAACA CACAAGACACTCCAATCTACTGCAATGATATCTTTAAAGCCTCACCTGAACCAGGATCTGAGGAGAAATTACAAATCAAGGTtgttcttactaaaggcatCGCTGGAATCGGAAAAaccgtctctgtgcagaagttcattctggactgggcagagggaaaagccaatcaggatgtagatttcatgtttgtgattCCATTTCGAGAGATGAACTTGATCCGAGATCATCAGTACagtcttcacagacttctgctGGACTTTCATCCTGAACTTCAAGATATGGACCCAAAGATTTATGAGGAGTGtaaagttgtgttcatctttgatggtctggatgaaagcagaatcacactgatgttttcagatgCTCAGAAAGTTTGTGATGTGAATGAATCTTCATCAGTAGGGGTGTTGATTTCAAACCTTGTCAGAGGAGAGCTGCTTCCTTCTGCTCttatctggatcacctccagaccagcagcagtcAATCAGATCCCTCCCGAGTACATCAACCGTCTGACAGAAATTCAGGGATTCACTGAgcctcagaaggaggaatatttcagAAAGAGAATCAGTGACCAGCATCAAGCCAgtagaatcatctcacacatcagaagagcaagaagcctccacatcatgtgccacatccctgtcttctgctggatctcatccaCTGTGCTTCAGAAGCTCCTGGAAGAAGATCTGAGAGCAGAAATccctcaaactctgactgaaatgtacatttacttTCTGCTGATTCAGATCAACACGAGGAACCAGAAGTATGAAGAAAGAGATCCAGAGAAACTCCTGAAGTACAACAGAGAAGTGATTGTGAAACTTGCTGAAGTGGCTTTTAAACAGCTGATGAAGGGCAATGTGATGTTCTATGAAGAGGACCTGATTGAGAGCGGCATAGACGTCACTGATGCCtcagtgtattctgggatttgCACCGAGATCTTTAAGGAGGAGTCTGTGATTCATCAGAGGAAAGTCTACAGCTTCATTCATCTGAGTGTTCAAGAGTTTCTTGCTGCTTTCTATGTGTTTTACTGCTATTTAATAAGGAACACAAAGTCACTGTATGAATTCAGATTTTATGGATTTGATCAAGTCTCTATGGATGATCTACTAAAATCAGCAGTAGATAAAACTCTGAAGAGTAAGAATGGACACCTGGATTTGTTCCTGCGGTTTCTGCTAGGCGTATCATTGGagtccaatcagagactcttacagGATCTACTgccacacacagagaacagctCAGAGACCATCAAGAAAACCACAGAGTACATTAAAGAGAAGATCAAAGATCCTGGTAGTATTTATTATCTCTCCGCTAGTCAATCTATCAGTCTGTTCCTCTGTCTGCTGGAAGTGAAAGATCAGACTCTGTCCAGAGAGATTCAGGAGTTTGTGAAATCAGACAAACACTCAAGGGAGAGACTCTCTCCTGCTCACTGCTCAGCAATCTCCTACATGCTTCAGATGTCGGAGGAGACACTGGATGAGCTGGACCTCATGAAATTC AATACATCATATGAGGGGAGAAGAAGACTGATACCAGTTGTAATCaactgcagaaaagctct tttttctgGCTGTAATCTCAATCTTCAGTGCTGTGAGAGTTTATCATCAGTTCTTCAATTCTCAAACTCTGtactgagagagctggatctgagtaaCAATAACCTGAAGGACTCAAGAATTAAGCTGCTCACTGATGGACTGatgagtccaaactgtcatctggagaAACTGgg tctttctCATTGTAACCTCATTTCTCAGTGTTGTGagattttgtcatcatttcttCAGTCCTCAAACTGTATCCTAAAAGAGCTAgatctgagtaacaatgacctgcaagATTCAGGAGTAAAGTTGCTCTCTGAtagactgaagagtccaaactgtcagcTGCAGATACTGAG TCTTGCTGGCTGTAATTTCACTGCTCAGTGTTGTGAGAGTTTGTCATCAGCTCTTCAATTCTCAAACTCTGCCTtaagagagctggatctgagtaacaatgacttgcaggattcaggagtgaagctgctctctgatggactgaagagtctAAATTGTCAGCTGAAGATACTGAG GTTATCTGGCTGTATGGTGTCAGAAGAAGGCTGTGGCtatttgtcttcagctctgagatcaaacccctcacacctgaaagagctggatctgagctacaatcacccaggagattcaggagtcCAGCTTCTAAACCAGAAACTGCAGGATCCAAACCATACACTGCAAATACTCAA AGTGGATCATGGAGGAGAGATCAGGATGACACCAGGACTACAAAAGT ATGCCTGCgatctcacactggatccaaacacggCAAATACACAACTCATTCTGTCTAATGAGAACAGGAAGGTCACCCATGTGAAAGATCACATGGCGtcatatcctgatcatccagagagATTTGATGATGTTCCTCAGGTCCTGTGTGTTAAGAGTCTgactggacgctgttactgggaggctGAATGGAGTGGAGATGATGCTGAAATATCAGTGACGTTTAAAGGAATCAACaggaaaggaaagagagatGACTGTAAGTTCGGATCCACAGACAAATCCTGGAGTCTGTACTGTTCTGATAACAGATTCACGGTCTGGCACTGTAATAACTACACTGATATAGGCAACATCCATTCATCCTCTAatagagtaggagtgtatgtggacaTGTCAGCTGGctttctgtccttctacagcgtctctgacacacgcacactcacacacttacacacattcaaCACCACATTCACTGAACCCCTCTACGCTGGATTCAGGCTTGATTATGATTCATCAGTTTCTCTGTGTCAGATGAAATAA